ATCCATCATGTCTTTGCTGAGGTAGATTATGATGGGCATGAACATTCTGATGATGACTTGTGCCAATGGGTACAGCACCACACATCCAATTCCCTAGTTTGGGATGCCTCGGGTTTATCTCATTGGTCTGTTGTTGCCGGTTTCCTTTCCTTTGATCGAATAGAGACGTATACGTCTCTGACCCTTCCTCTCGGTAACCCTCGCGGTCCTCCAGCTTTTTCTTTCTCCTAATTTTCCTTTTTTACAACTGTCTTCCCCCTCGGTCAGACTTGCGCTGCTCTCCAAAGCGGAAGGGTGCTTGTGACTGACGCAAGGGGAGACATGCGGCTAATCGACTATTAGATGCTGGAGGTTTCTGGATGTTGAATGGGGATGATAAATGGATGGTATGGTGTGGACTTGTTCTCTGGATTTTCGGATTGGGGACGTTTGTGAGTGTTAGCCTTGTTCAAGCTATGGAAAAAGACAATAACAAAATCTGGATTGTAACCGGTTTAGTGCAATATGAGGATCTTCGCCGAGTCCATCAGGCAACAGTAGAATTGCGGGATCAAGAAGGCACGCTCATTGAGACTCAAGTGACGAATGAAGGGGGTGAGTTTATTTTAGCTCCTCCGGAGGCTGGTATTTATTCTATTCGAGCCATTCAGTCAGACTTATCGAGTGAATCAACGATTCTTAAGATTGAAAACGATCCAATCCTTGAGGTCAAGTTAACCCTGGCACATCGTCAGGAGTTAACTCTTGAGGTTGTGGCTTCTTTGCCTCCTATTCAGCATCGGCTCTCCGGAGAATCCTATTCGGTTAGTCGCAAGGATATCGAGGAATTACCCAGAGGGAATAATATTGCTCTGAATGATCTGCTTTTAACCCTTCCTAGCGCGGTAGACGGGGGATTGAAGCAAGTTCACATTCGTCAAGATCATGCCAATTACCAATTCCGGGTTGATGGGGTTCCTATTCCCGATACCGTCTCTTCGGTGTTTACAGATGTCATTTCTCCACGAACCTGGGAGCGTGCAGACATTATTTTAGGTGGCCCGGAAGCGCAATTCGGAAATAAAACCGCAGCCGTGATTGACGTGACCACCAAAAGCGGGACCAAGCCTGGCTTTGGGTCTGTCCAATATTTTGGAGGTTCGAATGAAACCATTAATCCGGCTTTTGAGTATGGGGGGACGGTAGGGTCAAGCTTTCGCTACTATCTGCAAAATAGCTTTACATCCACAAACCGAGGGATTAATCCTCCGACCTTGGGAAAAACGATTTTTCATGATCAAAGTAACCAAAATCAAACCATGGTGCGGGGGGACTTGCAAATCGATAATCAGAATACCGTGACGTGGCTATTTCTAAACTCAGTTGCCAAATTTCAAATTCCAACAAAACCAGGGCTAGTGGCAAATCCCACTATTGTCGGGCTTATCCAAGAGACTGATTCGGGTTTTGAACCGGTGACTTCTCAAAATATCGATGAATTCCAAAAGGAGAACAATCAGTATTCACATCTTGTTTGGCGACATGATTGGAGCCAGGATCAATTTCTCAGCCTATCGGGGTTTTTCCAGCATTCCCGAGCCACGTTCACGACTGACCCTTTCAATGCCTTATCCTATACGGAAGATACAGACGAGCCCTTTTCGGCAAGCGATCAGGACCGGTGGGCCTATGCAGGAGGGATACGGTTTGATTACAGTCATCGATTAAATCCCGATCATTTAATTAAAACGGGATTCCAGATTCAAAGGACCCAGGCTGTCAATAAAACCCGGGTGTCGGCTTTTTTGAGGGATGGAGCAGGCGATCCGATAGGGGGAGTCATTTCTCGCAATGCCGATAACCGCACCATTGGATGGCGCGAGGAATTCTGGATTCAAGACCAATGGACCCCCTGGGCTCAATGGACCTTTAACCTTGGCGTCCGCTTCGATCAAATCCAGGCGTTGACCAATGATGGACAAGTAAGTCCACGGGTAGGCGCCACGTATGCCATGACTCCCAATCATGTCTTTCATGCCTTTTATGGAAGATTATTTACTCCTCCAAATCTTGAATCCGTTCCATTCCTTCAGTTGAATACCATTGGTACTACCGCCCAGCCAGAAAATTTGACGAATCGAACCGTTGAACCTGAGCGGGCGCATTATTTCGAAGTCGGCTCCGCCCATGCCTTGGGGGATTCATTGTCCATAGAATTAACCGGTTATTATAAATTGAATAAAAATCTATCAGATGCGGGCCAATTCGGAACCTCCCCGCTTCTTAATTATTTTGCATTTAAACGTGGATGGCAACGGGGAATCGACCTGACGGTTAAGGCTAAATTTTTAGAAAACCTGTACGGGCGTGGTAATGTCGCTTGGGGTCAATGTCGAGGAAAAAAACTGCAGTCAGGTTATTTTTTGTTGGAGCAAAACGAAATTAATGATATAAATTCCAACAGCGGAGTATATTGTGATCATATGCAATTGGTCACGAGTTCGGCTGTGCTTACCTATCGCCCTTTTTCACATACGACGTTCTCCGGCCAAATGTTGTTTGGATCTGGCCTTCGGTCATCGGATCCCGGTGGGAAAACCAACGCGACTCACAGCCCGTCGTACACCACCTATAATCTTTCCATCGAACACCTTCTACCTCTTTGGGATAACTATAAAGCGCTGTTGGGTTTTGATGTCATCAATCTCCTGGACCAACAAGTTTTTCTAAATGATGGGGAGGGGAGTATTGGCCTTGGTGTAGCTCATGCCAACATGCCCCGTTCATTTTTCTTTCGTGGACAATTCTTTTTTGGTGGATAATTCTATGAACGTTTCCCGGAATCTTGGTTTCTTTATGCAGGTGTTTTGGCTATTAAGTAGTCCCGCGCTTTCCTATCCGGCTGAATCAGATTTCGCGACGCATCAATCTGACCACGAAGAAGACGTACAGGTGGAAACCCTCGATACCGTCCATGTCCATGGGCTACGACTCAATAAAGATCAACAAATTGGGCCTGTCCCACAACGAACTCCCTGGCCGACCATTCCATCTACCTTAGATGGGCAGATCTTAGATGATTGGCTTAAAGCTCGAATATTGGTCAGTAAAAATTCAGATGTGACCGTAGTTATTCTTCAACCTGCCGCACATCAGGAACTCACTCAAGCTTCTTTACTGGCTCTCAAGCAATGGACGTTTTTGCCTCAAATGAATGGCGAGGAACCTATCGATGGTGAGGTCTCGCTCCGTATTCACTTTCGTACTCAGTAAATCATTTCTGACCCGTATAGGCACCAAACGGGTGGCAGAATAGTTTTCTCAAGATGGTTAAGCCTTCATGTTTGATGGGGATGTAGAATCCTGAGTAGGGCTTTTGTCTTCCTTCTTCCCGTGTTGGAGTTTTGAATAGACATTTTTTGCGCAAAAGCATAAGATATTCTCTTCGCTTTGTGGATGGTTGGTGGCTTCCATTCGGTTGAGGGAGGGAATCATTGGTTCTCTTTGGCGTTCTTCCTCGTGCTTTCACGCATGGTTCCTGTAGACCTGCTGCTTGTCCTGCCTTTCTTTTCTGTTCCATTCCCGGTGCTTGATGTTTCCTGCTCAGCAAAGAACCCTGAAAATCGTTCTGATGGTGACAGGGCTGATCCTGTCCCTTAACGTTTTTGTGTTTATTTGGCTTTATGTTGAAGCCGTCGAAGATGAAAAAGATCGACTGACTCATCTGACCAGCATATACGTTCATAATTTGGAATCCGTAAATCAATTGACTCCCGGGTGGGACGAAGGGGCAATGCCTCAAGAATTCTTCGCCAATCGCATTCAACAGGAATTTGATTCTCTGAGGGATCAACATCACTTTGGGCAAACAGGAGAGATGCTTCTAGTTCGCCGGCATGAAAATGGAGGGCAGAGTTCTTCTCAATTTCAACCGGATTTATCCCTCGATGGTGGGACGCAAATTTTGCCTGATAGTCGAGGGAACAGGGTTTTACTAGCCTATCAACCCCTTGAGGGTCTTCCTCTGGGAGTGATAGCGAAAATTAATATTCAGGAAATCCAATTTCTCTATGTTCTTGGTGGAGGAGCCATTGCATTACTGGAATTAGGGATCATAATGGTGGTCGGATTGATCCTGGTTCAAGGTAAAAAAGGCAGTAGGCAGCATTCGGCTAAAGACCGAGAAAAAATTCGAGGATTCGTAGCGAGTGGGGGCGAGGGAATTGTGACTTTTAATGAATATGGGAAGATCAAAACATTTAATGAAACGGCGGAAGCGATGTTTTCCTGTCAGGCCTCAGAAGTCATAGGCCGGCCGTTTAGAAACCTGGTTGTTCCCCCGGAACAAGACGTGTGGGATCTATTTGTCTTGTCCTATGGGCAATCGAGAATACAACGTATGGGTGGTGTGCTGAAAGAATTCAAGGCCCAAAAAAAAGATGGAACAGTTTTCCCTCTGTCGTTGACCTTGAGCGAGTCGCTGCTAGCGGACCAGCGCATGTTCACAGCGTTTTTACGGGATGAGACAGAACAAAAACTCGCTGAACGCCGGTTAGCCGCACAATATGCGATCGCCAGGGTGTTGGCCGATTGCACGACCATTCAACAAGCCACTCCTGAAATTCTTCAGGCGGTCTGTAAAAGTTTAGGATGGCAAGTGGGGGTACTCTGGCAGGTGAAGCCTGGGACCAAAATCCTGTTTTGTGTGGAAGTGTGGCGAACCTCACACGAACGGTTTTCTGAATTTGTTGCTGTGACGCAAAGTATGTCCTTTTCAAAGGGAGTTGGCCTGCCTGGACGGATCTGGGAGACAGGTAACCCGATATGGATTCCTGATGCGGTCAAGGACCCTAATTTTCCTCGTGCACCAATGGCCGCTCAGGAAGGGTTACATGCGGCATTTGCTTTTCCTATCAGGCTAGGCGAGACAATTCTTGGAGTAATGGAGTTTTTTAGCCGGGAAATCCAGGAGCCGGATGAAGCCTTATTGCACCAAATGGTATCTGTTGGAAGCCAGATTGGGCAGTTTATGCAACGAAAAGAGACAGAGATGGCTCTACGGGAAAGTGAAGAACGAACACGGCTCATTTTGGACACGGCCCTTGATGCGGTGATCACCTTAGATGAACAGGGTTATGTTATTGGGTGGAACTCACAGGCGGAACGCATGTTTGGATGGTCCAGGGAAGAAATCATCGGGCAACAAGTCGTAAACACTATAATCCCACCCAAATACCGAGAGGCCTATCCACAGGGAATTCAAGGCTATCTCACGTCAGAGGTCGGTGCAATATTAAATAAACGGATTGAATTGTCCGGGTTGCATCGTGATGGCCATGAGTTTCCCCTGGAATTGGCGATTACGGCTGTTCAATCACAAGGAAAAACAATTGTGAGTGGGTTTCTCCGCGATTTAACCGAGCGACGACAGACAGAAGAAGCCCTGTTGAAAAGTGAAGAGCAGCGTCGGCAAGCCCAAAAAATGGAAGCGATAGGGACATTAGCCGGTGGGATTGCACATGATTTCAATAATATCTTATCGGCCATAATAGGCTATACCGAACTGGCCATGACTCAAATTGGGGTGGGCAGCCCAGTTTTGCCCCGATTACAAGAAGTCTTACGAGCAGGTTATCGCGCCAAAAATCTTGTTCGGCAAATCTTAACTTTCAGCCGGCGAGATGAATCTGGGAAAAAAGTGATGTATTTACAGCCGATTGTGCAGGAAGCATTGAACCTTCTTCGTGCTTCTCTTCCGTCTACGATTTATCTACATGCAGAACTCCAACCAAGCACTGCGCCGGTTCTGGCTGATGCGACTCAGATCCATCAAGTGGTCATGAATTTGGGGGCTAATGCAGAATATGCCATGAGGCCGATGGGCGGAAGGTTGACGGTCACATTAGATGAAGTAGCAATTGATGAAACGACAGTTTCTCTTGTTCAAGGGTTGCATGCTGGGCCTTATATCCGCCTGAAAGTTGCTGATTCCGGGCAAGGGATGTCACCGAGTGTTACGAAACGAATTTTTGATCCGTTTTTTACTACCAAGGATGTGGGGGAGGGCACAGGGATGGGGTTGGCCGTTATTCATGGGGTCGTGACGAGTCATGGAGGAGTGATTCGGGTCGATAGTCGGAAAGGCCAGGGCACGACCTTTACCATTTACCTCCCTTGTTCCTCTCTCCCAGTCGAAGTTCAGCAGGTCCTGTCAACGTCTTCTTCCTATGGTAGGAAGGGAACAGTGATGTTTGTGGATGATGAGGTGTCTATTGCCAAATGGGCCAAGGATATGTTGGAAAATATGGGCTACCTGGTTGTCGTATTTACCAATGGTCCTGAAGCGCTGCAGGCATTTAAAGAAAATCCTGATCAATTTGATGTCCTTGTGACGGATCAAACCATGCCAGGCATGACGGGAGAATTGCTGGCTCGTCAAGTAATGAGCATACGTCCAGGGTTCCCCGTTATTTTGTGTTCAGGGTTTAGTTACACAATGAATAAAGACAAAGCCTTGTCGATGGGTTTCCGAGCCTATTTAGCCAAGCCGGTGTTAATGGGGGATATGGAGCAAGCGCTTCAAGTTGCGTTGACTCCCTCTGTCCCTCATTGAGCCAAGGGATCCAATCCTGTATTCAATTATCTGGCGGATTTTCATCTTGATTTTTTCCTAGTTTTTCTCCGTTATTGATTGATCCTATGTTATGACTCAAATATATCCGGTTTCACTATCGTGAAGGTTAGGAACACAGGTCTGGAGAATCCCTGGTAAAAGCTGCGTGAGGAGGATTATTTTGATCCGCCACCAGGTGGTGGTGACTTCATTTGAATTCAATGCCTTTGAGAAAGCTGTCCATATGGGTTGCAATTATCCTTATCACAACGAGTGGGGGGGGAATCTCAAAACATACTTTTTCATTCCATGACATGAGGGGTGGGAATGCTCGTTCCCAGTGGATAGAGATTATCTTGGAATTTCAGATTGCTCTGAGGCATCATCAACTATATTTCTTTTTTTCCTCTCTTTTGCACTTATTTTTAAGGTCCATTATCTATTAGGCCTTTTGGGGCATTCATTTCAAATTCGTCGTGTTGTTTGACAGTTTCTGTGGTTGTTTCTTTGACTATCAGAAACTTCGCTTTAGATGCTGGTGAAATCACCTGTGCCATTCCCGAAAGCGTCAAAGTGTTTGTCAAAAAGGCAAAAGACGCCTGACTTAACGTCTTCCTCGTAAGGACTAGGTGGGAGAAAAGAGTCCAGACAAGCAAGGGAAATTGATGAAAATGGGGCGCCGTGTATGTTCGGTTTACCTTTTGCATACTGCATATAAGGTTGGGTGGCGGAAGTCCCACAATTGAGAGAACGTAGTTTCACAAGGAGATTGCAAAATGGGTGAATTTTTATTCAAAGAGCATGGGGCGGCAGCGACGGAATATGCCTTACTTCTGAGTTTAATCGGTATGATCGTTATCGGATCTCTTCAGGCACTAGGTTCCAATCTGTTTGATGGGCTTTCGGCGCTAGACCATGTTTTTGTATCGACCCAAATGAAGGATGACCTGTTGAATCATCCATAAGTAGAAAGCTCCTACCATTTCTTAGCACTCTGCCCACTAAGGTTGTATCTCCCATCTGCTTTTCCTCACTTCGATTCAAAAAATCAGATTTAATTCGTTATTTTTAGTGAAAAGGGTTTTGGAATTTTTGGAGGTGGTAAAGCAGCATTTTCTCCTCAAATCTGTACATAGGATGAAATCGTCCACTTAAAATATGACTCTCATCTTTAAATCTTAAGTCTCGGGGATGGTTTGCCGAAAAAATGAGAAAAAGAAGGGAGTTCAGATATGTTTGTACGATTTCTTGGGATTCTTATGGTGTGTGCGACATGGGGCTGTGAATCGCTTTCAATGACCCATCAGTCTGCTGATGGCTTGGCGACAGGGCCACCCCCGGCCACTTTGACCTCTCTTTCAACAAGAGAAACTGAAGGCTCCTCGACACTTGCCCAACGCATGAGCATTCCTCAAGGCCCGAAGACGGAAATATCTCAGGAAAAACCCTCAGTAGATCCTTTCCCCACTGTGTACTTTCCATTCGATAGTTGGGAGATTTCATCAGAAGTTCAAGATCGTCTGGATGCCACGGCTAGTTGGATGAACCGCTTTCCGAATTATGAACTCATAATTGAGGGCCATACGGATGTACGTGGAACAGAAAGTTATAATATGATTCTGGGGGTAAGACGAGCAAAAGCCGTCAAAGAATATCTGGCCAATTTAGGAATTTCACGCAAACGTCTTGATGTGGTTTCCTTTGGGAATACCTTGGTCCTATGTGAAGTCGATGACGAACATCAATGCCATCAATTTAACCGACGTGCTGACCTGCTTCTGGAGTAAAGCTTTTCCTACTGGTAAATGCCTTTCCCCTAGTCGAACCGTGAGTTTGACTTTTTGTAAATTCCCTTCTGAATAGGTCTTCCAGTCTTTCTTCCGGGATTTCCCCGGGTCCCAATCAATTCCTGAGAACTCAATTTGTAAAAGTTCTATGTATGTGTTGAGGTATGGCATCGAGTCCTTCTTGATGAGGAGATGTTTTGGGCCGGCTTTCCCGGGTTTTTTCCTCGGAATTGACAATCATTTGTCGATGTGTTATTTGCAATAAACTTGCAATAAGGAATCAAAAAGTCAGGCTTACATCTCGTGTTGAAATTAGAACCTAGCATCAAAAAAGACCTGCGAGCTACAGGGCGACGCATGACCCGTACTCGCCAAGCCGTCCTGGCATTACTGCAAAAGACTCGCCAACCAATAAGTGCCACGGAAATTTTTGAACAATTGCACCAGGAAAAAGTGGCGATTGATCTAGTGACCGTGTACCGAACCTTGCATGTACTGAAAGATTTAGGTCTGGTTCTCCAATTGGACCTTCACCAGGAAGGTCTCGCCAGATATGAACTGAAAGAGGGGCGGGAACATCACCATCATATTCGTT
Above is a window of Candidatus Nitrospira neomarina DNA encoding:
- a CDS encoding TonB-dependent receptor encodes the protein MLNGDDKWMVWCGLVLWIFGLGTFVSVSLVQAMEKDNNKIWIVTGLVQYEDLRRVHQATVELRDQEGTLIETQVTNEGGEFILAPPEAGIYSIRAIQSDLSSESTILKIENDPILEVKLTLAHRQELTLEVVASLPPIQHRLSGESYSVSRKDIEELPRGNNIALNDLLLTLPSAVDGGLKQVHIRQDHANYQFRVDGVPIPDTVSSVFTDVISPRTWERADIILGGPEAQFGNKTAAVIDVTTKSGTKPGFGSVQYFGGSNETINPAFEYGGTVGSSFRYYLQNSFTSTNRGINPPTLGKTIFHDQSNQNQTMVRGDLQIDNQNTVTWLFLNSVAKFQIPTKPGLVANPTIVGLIQETDSGFEPVTSQNIDEFQKENNQYSHLVWRHDWSQDQFLSLSGFFQHSRATFTTDPFNALSYTEDTDEPFSASDQDRWAYAGGIRFDYSHRLNPDHLIKTGFQIQRTQAVNKTRVSAFLRDGAGDPIGGVISRNADNRTIGWREEFWIQDQWTPWAQWTFNLGVRFDQIQALTNDGQVSPRVGATYAMTPNHVFHAFYGRLFTPPNLESVPFLQLNTIGTTAQPENLTNRTVEPERAHYFEVGSAHALGDSLSIELTGYYKLNKNLSDAGQFGTSPLLNYFAFKRGWQRGIDLTVKAKFLENLYGRGNVAWGQCRGKKLQSGYFLLEQNEINDINSNSGVYCDHMQLVTSSAVLTYRPFSHTTFSGQMLFGSGLRSSDPGGKTNATHSPSYTTYNLSIEHLLPLWDNYKALLGFDVINLLDQQVFLNDGEGSIGLGVAHANMPRSFFFRGQFFFGG
- a CDS encoding energy transducer TonB family protein, which translates into the protein MNVSRNLGFFMQVFWLLSSPALSYPAESDFATHQSDHEEDVQVETLDTVHVHGLRLNKDQQIGPVPQRTPWPTIPSTLDGQILDDWLKARILVSKNSDVTVVILQPAAHQELTQASLLALKQWTFLPQMNGEEPIDGEVSLRIHFRTQ
- a CDS encoding PAS domain S-box protein, with translation MVTGLILSLNVFVFIWLYVEAVEDEKDRLTHLTSIYVHNLESVNQLTPGWDEGAMPQEFFANRIQQEFDSLRDQHHFGQTGEMLLVRRHENGGQSSSQFQPDLSLDGGTQILPDSRGNRVLLAYQPLEGLPLGVIAKINIQEIQFLYVLGGGAIALLELGIIMVVGLILVQGKKGSRQHSAKDREKIRGFVASGGEGIVTFNEYGKIKTFNETAEAMFSCQASEVIGRPFRNLVVPPEQDVWDLFVLSYGQSRIQRMGGVLKEFKAQKKDGTVFPLSLTLSESLLADQRMFTAFLRDETEQKLAERRLAAQYAIARVLADCTTIQQATPEILQAVCKSLGWQVGVLWQVKPGTKILFCVEVWRTSHERFSEFVAVTQSMSFSKGVGLPGRIWETGNPIWIPDAVKDPNFPRAPMAAQEGLHAAFAFPIRLGETILGVMEFFSREIQEPDEALLHQMVSVGSQIGQFMQRKETEMALRESEERTRLILDTALDAVITLDEQGYVIGWNSQAERMFGWSREEIIGQQVVNTIIPPKYREAYPQGIQGYLTSEVGAILNKRIELSGLHRDGHEFPLELAITAVQSQGKTIVSGFLRDLTERRQTEEALLKSEEQRRQAQKMEAIGTLAGGIAHDFNNILSAIIGYTELAMTQIGVGSPVLPRLQEVLRAGYRAKNLVRQILTFSRRDESGKKVMYLQPIVQEALNLLRASLPSTIYLHAELQPSTAPVLADATQIHQVVMNLGANAEYAMRPMGGRLTVTLDEVAIDETTVSLVQGLHAGPYIRLKVADSGQGMSPSVTKRIFDPFFTTKDVGEGTGMGLAVIHGVVTSHGGVIRVDSRKGQGTTFTIYLPCSSLPVEVQQVLSTSSSYGRKGTVMFVDDEVSIAKWAKDMLENMGYLVVVFTNGPEALQAFKENPDQFDVLVTDQTMPGMTGELLARQVMSIRPGFPVILCSGFSYTMNKDKALSMGFRAYLAKPVLMGDMEQALQVALTPSVPH
- a CDS encoding Flp family type IVb pilin codes for the protein MGEFLFKEHGAAATEYALLLSLIGMIVIGSLQALGSNLFDGLSALDHVFVSTQMKDDLLNHP
- a CDS encoding OmpA family protein, whose amino-acid sequence is MFVRFLGILMVCATWGCESLSMTHQSADGLATGPPPATLTSLSTRETEGSSTLAQRMSIPQGPKTEISQEKPSVDPFPTVYFPFDSWEISSEVQDRLDATASWMNRFPNYELIIEGHTDVRGTESYNMILGVRRAKAVKEYLANLGISRKRLDVVSFGNTLVLCEVDDEHQCHQFNRRADLLLE
- a CDS encoding Fur family transcriptional regulator; amino-acid sequence: MTRTRQAVLALLQKTRQPISATEIFEQLHQEKVAIDLVTVYRTLHVLKDLGLVLQLDLHQEGLARYELKEGREHHHHIRCQICGQIEDLLLCPLKKVTKLIEQRTQFVVDDHTLEFTGLCPQCQ